From the Lolium rigidum isolate FL_2022 chromosome 2, APGP_CSIRO_Lrig_0.1, whole genome shotgun sequence genome, one window contains:
- the LOC124693558 gene encoding receptor-like serine/threonine-protein kinase ALE2 isoform X1 has product MSRARGGLLFPFLLLLLPAACALHANIIPSAAPHPSISPDIRVFGPRISPAFSPRILSPESPGILVHPPPHRHHRRSHHAPPPSSSPPPEAGCSSTVCPAPMSSTPIGSPCGCVLPLSVIVDIDVAPYLLFMHTAELEVEVAAGTFLKQSQVKIMAAIPSIQDDQKTRVTFYLVPLREHFDSYTAYLISDRFWNKKVQINSSVFGDYDVINITYPGLGPAPPAMSSRASGPTGSGEDPITANVNPQKKKKIDTWIIVIVSGSSLALIVACAVLIILLVKCRKFKRLHEAGSPPITPAVKRRHGGRSMSTSLVSSASASMFSTVATCAASVKTFSLSQLEKATDGFDSRRVLGQGGFGRVYHGTMDDGNEIAVKLLTREDRNGDREFIAEVEMLSRLHHRNLVKLIGICTERAKRCLVYELIRNGSVESHLHGADKDKGLLNWDARMKIALGSARGLAYLHEDSNPHVIHRDFKASNILLEEDFTPKVTDFGLAREATNGIHPISTRVMGTFGYVAPEYAMTGHLLVKSDVYSYGVVLLELLSGRKPVGMSDTSMDPENLVTWARPLLCNKEGLERLIDPSLNGNFNFDNVAKVASIASVCVHNDPSQRPFMGEVVQALKLIYNDAEEAGGDSYSHRESSCDPDDDRQGGFVFDSGSGSWWHSGASGHLDYRDNSPFINMEYSSGRIEARQEHDDPNLVASTGFHVQKPALQSRSAPLRTKKLSPSQWSRGSFSEHGRPPRH; this is encoded by the exons CAAACATAATTCCTAGTGCAGCGCCGCATCCATCAATTTCCCCTGATATAAGAGTGTTTGGACCTCGAATTTCCCCGGCATTTTCTCCAAGGATATTGTCTCCAGAATCTCCTG GCATCCTTGTGCACCCTCCTCCACATAGGCACCACAGACGATCACACCATGCTCCTCCGCCATCCTCATCTCCCCCGCCTGAAG CAGGTTGCTCTAGCACAGTTTGCCCTGCGCCCATGAGTTCAACACCCATTGGTTCCCCCTGTGGTTGTGTACTTCCCCTCAGTGTAATTGTTGACATTGATGTAGCTCCGTATTTACTATTCATGCACACAGCAGAATTAGAAGTTGAAGTTGCAGCTGGTACATTCCTTAAACAAAGCCAGGTGAAGATTATGGCTGCAATTCCAAGTATCCAGGATGACCAGAAAACAAGGGTCACCTTTTATTTGGTGCCACTAAGAGAACACTTTGATAGCTATACTGCATACCTAATATCTGATAGGTTCTGGAATAAAAAGGTTCAGATTAATTCATCTGTTTTCGGAGATTATGATGTTATTAATATTACCTATCCAG GGCTGGGACCTGCGCCACCAGCTATGTCATCGCGGGCATCAGGTCCCACAGGAAGTGGAGAAGATCCTATAACCGCAAATGTGAatccgcagaagaagaagaaaattgaTACCTGGATCATCGTGATAGTTTCAGGGTCTTCTCTGGCACTAATTGTGGCATGCGCTGTGCTCATCATTCTATTAGTGAAGTGCAGGAAGTTCAAACGGCTTCATGAGGCTGGGAGCCCTCCAATCACCCCGGCAGTTAAAAGACGACACG GTGGCAGATCAATGTCAACTAGCTTGGTGAGCTCTGCATCGGCGTCAATGTTCTCAACAGTGGCTACTTGTGCAGCATCAGTGAAGACATTTTCGCTATCGCAACTTGAAAAGGCTACTGATGGTTTTGATTCAAGAAGAGTTTTGGGTCAAGGTGGGTTTGGACGTGTTTACCACGGGACCATGGATGATGGAAATGAGATCGCTGTTAAATTGCTGACAAGAGAGGACAGGAATGGCGACCGTGAGTTCATTGCAGAGGTGGAAATGCTCAGTCGACTGCACCATCGTAATCTTGTCAAATTGATTGGCATTTGCACTGAGCGGGCCAAAAGGTGTCTTGTTTATGAGCTTATACGCAACGGAAGCGTGGAATCTCATCTTCATG GTGCTGACAAGGATAAGGGCCTGCTGAACTGGGATGCTAGGATGAAAATTGCTCTGGGCTCTGCTAGAGGCCTGGCGTACCTACATGAAGATTCAAACCCTCATGTCATACATCGTGACTTCAAAGCTAGTAATATATTGTTGGAGGAAGATTTCACTCCCAAGGTTACTGATTTTGGTTTAGCAAGGGAAGCAACCAATGgaattcatcccatttctactagGGTAATGGGCACTTTTGg GTATGTGGCTCCAGAATATGCCATGACAGGGCATCTTCTTGTCAAGAGCGATGTATACAGCTACGGGGTCGTCTTGCTGGAGCTTTTATCAGGAAGGAAGCCCGTAGGTATGTCTGATACTAGCATGGACCCTGAGAACCTCGTGACATGGGCTCGTCCTCTTCTATGcaacaaggagggcttggagaggCTTATTGACCCTTCTCTGAACGGCAACTTCAATTTCGACAACGTAGCCAAGGTGGCATCAATTGCTTCGGTGTGTGTTCACAACGATCCATCACAGCGACCATTTATGGGCGAAGTGGTGCAGGCGCTGAAGCTTATATACAACGATGCAGAGGAGGCTGGCGGTGATTCCTACAGCCACAGGGAATCATCGTGTGACCCAGACGATGACCGACAAGGAGGCTTCGTCTTTGACAGTGGCAGTGGTAGCTGGTGGCATAGCGGGGCTTCTGGGCATCTAGACTACCGGGACAACTCACCATTTATAAACATGGAATACAGCTCCGGCAGAATAGAAGCAAGGCAGGAGCATGATGACCCTAACTTGGTAGCGTCAACAGGTTTTCATGTACAAAAACCAGCACTCCAGAGTAGATCAGCCCCTCTGCGGACAAAGAAGCTCTCCCCGTCCCAATGGTCAAGAGGCAGCTTCAGTGAGCATGGGCGGCCACCTCGACATTGA
- the LOC124693558 gene encoding receptor-like serine/threonine-protein kinase ALE2 isoform X2, giving the protein MSRARGGLLFPFLLLLLPAACALHANIIPSAAPHPSISPDIRVFGPRISPAFSPRILSPESPGILVHPPPHRHHRRSHHAPPPSSSPPPEGCSSTVCPAPMSSTPIGSPCGCVLPLSVIVDIDVAPYLLFMHTAELEVEVAAGTFLKQSQVKIMAAIPSIQDDQKTRVTFYLVPLREHFDSYTAYLISDRFWNKKVQINSSVFGDYDVINITYPGLGPAPPAMSSRASGPTGSGEDPITANVNPQKKKKIDTWIIVIVSGSSLALIVACAVLIILLVKCRKFKRLHEAGSPPITPAVKRRHGGRSMSTSLVSSASASMFSTVATCAASVKTFSLSQLEKATDGFDSRRVLGQGGFGRVYHGTMDDGNEIAVKLLTREDRNGDREFIAEVEMLSRLHHRNLVKLIGICTERAKRCLVYELIRNGSVESHLHGADKDKGLLNWDARMKIALGSARGLAYLHEDSNPHVIHRDFKASNILLEEDFTPKVTDFGLAREATNGIHPISTRVMGTFGYVAPEYAMTGHLLVKSDVYSYGVVLLELLSGRKPVGMSDTSMDPENLVTWARPLLCNKEGLERLIDPSLNGNFNFDNVAKVASIASVCVHNDPSQRPFMGEVVQALKLIYNDAEEAGGDSYSHRESSCDPDDDRQGGFVFDSGSGSWWHSGASGHLDYRDNSPFINMEYSSGRIEARQEHDDPNLVASTGFHVQKPALQSRSAPLRTKKLSPSQWSRGSFSEHGRPPRH; this is encoded by the exons CAAACATAATTCCTAGTGCAGCGCCGCATCCATCAATTTCCCCTGATATAAGAGTGTTTGGACCTCGAATTTCCCCGGCATTTTCTCCAAGGATATTGTCTCCAGAATCTCCTG GCATCCTTGTGCACCCTCCTCCACATAGGCACCACAGACGATCACACCATGCTCCTCCGCCATCCTCATCTCCCCCGCCTGAAG GTTGCTCTAGCACAGTTTGCCCTGCGCCCATGAGTTCAACACCCATTGGTTCCCCCTGTGGTTGTGTACTTCCCCTCAGTGTAATTGTTGACATTGATGTAGCTCCGTATTTACTATTCATGCACACAGCAGAATTAGAAGTTGAAGTTGCAGCTGGTACATTCCTTAAACAAAGCCAGGTGAAGATTATGGCTGCAATTCCAAGTATCCAGGATGACCAGAAAACAAGGGTCACCTTTTATTTGGTGCCACTAAGAGAACACTTTGATAGCTATACTGCATACCTAATATCTGATAGGTTCTGGAATAAAAAGGTTCAGATTAATTCATCTGTTTTCGGAGATTATGATGTTATTAATATTACCTATCCAG GGCTGGGACCTGCGCCACCAGCTATGTCATCGCGGGCATCAGGTCCCACAGGAAGTGGAGAAGATCCTATAACCGCAAATGTGAatccgcagaagaagaagaaaattgaTACCTGGATCATCGTGATAGTTTCAGGGTCTTCTCTGGCACTAATTGTGGCATGCGCTGTGCTCATCATTCTATTAGTGAAGTGCAGGAAGTTCAAACGGCTTCATGAGGCTGGGAGCCCTCCAATCACCCCGGCAGTTAAAAGACGACACG GTGGCAGATCAATGTCAACTAGCTTGGTGAGCTCTGCATCGGCGTCAATGTTCTCAACAGTGGCTACTTGTGCAGCATCAGTGAAGACATTTTCGCTATCGCAACTTGAAAAGGCTACTGATGGTTTTGATTCAAGAAGAGTTTTGGGTCAAGGTGGGTTTGGACGTGTTTACCACGGGACCATGGATGATGGAAATGAGATCGCTGTTAAATTGCTGACAAGAGAGGACAGGAATGGCGACCGTGAGTTCATTGCAGAGGTGGAAATGCTCAGTCGACTGCACCATCGTAATCTTGTCAAATTGATTGGCATTTGCACTGAGCGGGCCAAAAGGTGTCTTGTTTATGAGCTTATACGCAACGGAAGCGTGGAATCTCATCTTCATG GTGCTGACAAGGATAAGGGCCTGCTGAACTGGGATGCTAGGATGAAAATTGCTCTGGGCTCTGCTAGAGGCCTGGCGTACCTACATGAAGATTCAAACCCTCATGTCATACATCGTGACTTCAAAGCTAGTAATATATTGTTGGAGGAAGATTTCACTCCCAAGGTTACTGATTTTGGTTTAGCAAGGGAAGCAACCAATGgaattcatcccatttctactagGGTAATGGGCACTTTTGg GTATGTGGCTCCAGAATATGCCATGACAGGGCATCTTCTTGTCAAGAGCGATGTATACAGCTACGGGGTCGTCTTGCTGGAGCTTTTATCAGGAAGGAAGCCCGTAGGTATGTCTGATACTAGCATGGACCCTGAGAACCTCGTGACATGGGCTCGTCCTCTTCTATGcaacaaggagggcttggagaggCTTATTGACCCTTCTCTGAACGGCAACTTCAATTTCGACAACGTAGCCAAGGTGGCATCAATTGCTTCGGTGTGTGTTCACAACGATCCATCACAGCGACCATTTATGGGCGAAGTGGTGCAGGCGCTGAAGCTTATATACAACGATGCAGAGGAGGCTGGCGGTGATTCCTACAGCCACAGGGAATCATCGTGTGACCCAGACGATGACCGACAAGGAGGCTTCGTCTTTGACAGTGGCAGTGGTAGCTGGTGGCATAGCGGGGCTTCTGGGCATCTAGACTACCGGGACAACTCACCATTTATAAACATGGAATACAGCTCCGGCAGAATAGAAGCAAGGCAGGAGCATGATGACCCTAACTTGGTAGCGTCAACAGGTTTTCATGTACAAAAACCAGCACTCCAGAGTAGATCAGCCCCTCTGCGGACAAAGAAGCTCTCCCCGTCCCAATGGTCAAGAGGCAGCTTCAGTGAGCATGGGCGGCCACCTCGACATTGA